Proteins from a single region of Urocitellus parryii isolate mUroPar1 chromosome 4, mUroPar1.hap1, whole genome shotgun sequence:
- the Or51e1 gene encoding olfactory receptor 51E1, which produces MVVPNGNESSATYFILIGLPGLEEAQFWLAFPLCSLYLIAVLGNLTIIYIVRTEHSLHEPMYIFLCMLSGLDILISTSSMPKMMDIFWFNSTTIQFDACLVQMFAIHSLSGMESTVLLAMAFDRYVAICHPLRHATVLTLPRVAKIGMAAVVRGAALMAPLPVFIKQLPFCHSNKLSHSYCLHQDVMKLACADISVNVIYGLIVIISAIGLDSLLISFSYLLILKTVLGLTREAQAKAFSTCVSHVCAVFIFYVPFIGLSMVHRFSKRRDSLLPVIMANIYLLVPPVLNPIVYGVKTKQIRQRILRLLHVNMHTSDP; this is translated from the coding sequence ATGGTGGTCCCCAATGGCAATGAATCTAGTGCCACATATTTCATCCTAATAGGCCTCCCAGGCTTGGAAGAGGCCCAGTTCTGGTTGGCCTTTCCGTTGTGCTCCCTCTACCTTATTGCTGTGCTAGGTAACTTGACCATCATCTACATTGTACGGACCGAGCACAGCCTACATGAGcccatgtatatttttctttgcatgcTTTCTGGCCTTGACATCCTCATCTCCACCTCATCCATGCCCAAAATGATGGACATCTTCTGGTTCAATTCTACTACCATCCAGTTCGATGCTTGTCTGGTACAGATGTTTGCCATCCACTCCTTATCGGGCATGGAGTCCACAGTGCTGCTGGCCATGGCCtttgaccgctatgtggccatctgccatcCACTACGCCATGCCACTGTGCTTACATTGCCTCGTGTTGCCAAGATTGGCATGGCTGCTGTGGTACGGGGTGCTGCACTAATGGCACCCCTACCTGTCTTTATCAAACAGCTGCCCTTCTGCCACTCCAACAAACTTTCCCATTCCTACTGCCTACACCAGGATGTCATGAAGCTGGCCTGTGCTGATATCAGTGTCAATGTCATCTATGGCCTCATTGTCATCATCTCTGCCATTGGCTTGGATTCACTTCTCATCTCATTCTCATACCTGCTTATCCTTAAGACTGTGTTGGGCTTGACACGTGAAGCCCAGGCAAAGGCATTTAGCACATGCGTCTCTCATGTGTGTGCTGTTTTCATCTTCTATGTGCCTTTCATCGGATTGTCTATGGTGCACCGTTTTAGCAAGCGGCGTGACTCTCTCCTGCCCGTCATCATGGCCAACATCTACCTGCTGGTCCCTCCTGTGCTCAACCCCATCGTGTACGGAGTGAAGACAAAGCAGATCCGACAGCGCATCCTTCGTCTTCTCCATGTGAACATGCATACTTCAGATCCCTAG
- the LOC113191269 gene encoding olfactory receptor 51I2-like: MLPSQSYGNISFFQPPAFLMIGIPGLEDFHGWISIPFSSMYTVALTGNCLILLAVRSTPSLHQPMYYFLSMLALTDVGLTLSTLPTTLAVLWFDHRFIGFNACLVQMFFLHSFSVVESSVLLAMSFDRFVAISNPLRYAAVLTNNIIIRIGMAIVARATLSLFPVPFLLKRLNFCPGKILLSHSFCFHADVMKRACDDITVNILYGLYVVLSTVGVDSLLIVLSYTLILHTVMGLASPKERARALNTCVSHILAVLVFYIPVIGVSMIHRFGRHLPPIVHALVAYVYLVVPPVLNPIIYSVKSKPIRGAMFRVLRKTGQR; encoded by the coding sequence ATGCTCCCTTCCCAGTCCTATGGAAATATCTCCTTCTTTCAGCCACCTGCTTTCCTCATGATTGGCATCCCAGGACTGGAGGACTTTCATGGTTGGATCTCCATCCCCTTCTCCTCCATGTACACTGTGGCACTCACTGGAAactgcctcatcctcctggcTGTGAGAAGCACACCCAGCCTGCATCAGCCCATGTACTACTTCCTGTCCATGCTGGCTCTCACTGATGTGGGCCTCACCTTGTCCACACTGCCCACAACCCTGGCTGTGCTCTGGTTTGACCATCGGTTCATTGGTTTCAATGCATGTCTGGTCCAGATGTTCTTCCTGCACTCCTTTTCTGTAGTGGAGTCCTCAGTGCTCCTGGCCATGTCATTTGACCGCTTTGTAGCCATCTCCAACCCCTTGCGCTATGCAGCTGTCCTCACAAATAACATCATAATCAGGATTGGGATGGCCATTGTGGCTCGAGCCACTCTGTCCCTCTTCCCAGTTCCTTTCTTGCTAAAAAGACTAAACTTCTGCCCTGGCAAGATCCTTCTGTCCCACTCATTTTGTTTCCATGCAGATGTCATGAAAAGGGCCTGTGATGACATCACTGTCAACATCCTGTATGGGCTCTATGTGGTTCTGTCCACAGTGGGTGTGGACTCCTTGCTTATTGTCCTGTCCTACACCCTTATTCTTCATACAGTGATGGGGCTGGCCTCTCCCAAGGAGCGTGCCCGGGCCCTCAACACTTGTGTCTCTCATATCTTAGCCGTCCTGGTTTTCTACATCCCAGTCATAGGTGTGTCCATGATCCACCGTTTTGGGAGGCACCTGCCCCCCATTGTACATGCTCTTGTTGCCTATGTGTACCTGGTGGTGCCTCCTGTGCTCAACCCCATCATCTACAGTGTCAAGTCCAAGCCCATCCGGGGGGCCATGTTCAGGGTGTTGAGGAAGACAGGCCAGAGATGA
- the LOC144254454 gene encoding olfactory receptor 51I2-like produces MLPSQSYGNISFFQPPAFLMIGIPGLEDFHGWISIPFSSMYTVALTGNCLILLAVRSTPSLHQPMYYFLSMLALTDVGLTLSTLPTTLAVLWFDHRFIGFNACLVQMFFLHSFSVVESSVLLAMSFDRFVAISNPLRYAAILTNNVIIRIGMAIVARATLSLFPGPFLLKRLNYCPGKILLSHSFCFHADVMKRACDDITVNILYGLYVVLSTVGVDSLLIVLSYTLILHTVMGLASPKERARALNTCVSHILAVLVFYIPVIGVSMIHRFGRHLPPIVHALVAYVYLVVPPVLNPIIYSVKSKPIRGAMLRVLRKKDKG; encoded by the coding sequence ATGCTCCCTTCCCAGTCCTATGGCAACATCTCCTTCTTTCAGCCACCTGCTTTCCTCATGATTGGCATCCCAGGACTGGAGGACTTTCATGGTTGGATCTCCATCCCCTTCTCCTCCATGTACACTGTGGCACTCACTGGAAactgcctcatcctcctggcTGTGAGAAGCACACCCAGCCTGCATCAGCCCATGTACTACTTCCTGTCCATGCTGGCTCTCACTGATGTGGGCCTCACCTTGTCCACACTGCCCACAACCCTGGCTGTGCTCTGGTTTGACCATCGGTTCATTGGTTTCAATGCATGTCTGGTCCAGATGTTCTTCCTGCACTCCTTTTCTGTAGTGGAGTCCTCAGTGCTCCTGGCCATGTCATTTGACCGCTTTGTAGCCATCTCTAACCCCTTGCGCTATGCAGCTATCCTCACAAATAATGTCATCATCAGGATTGGGATGGCCATTGTGGCTCGAGCCACTCTGTCCCTCTTCCCAGGCCCCTTCTTGCTAAAAAGACTAAACTACTGCCCTGGCAAGATCCTTCTGTCCCACTCATTTTGTTTCCATGCAGATGTCATGAAAAGGGCCTGTGATGACATCACTGTCAACATCCTGTATGGGCTCTATGTGGTTCTGTCCACAGTGGGTGTGGACTCCTTGCTTATTGTCCTGTCCTACACCCTTATTCTTCATACAGTGATGGGGCTGGCCTCTCCCAAGGAGCGTGCCCGGGCCCTCAACACTTGTGTCTCTCATATCTTAGCCGTCCTGGTTTTCTACATCCCAGTCATAGGTGTGTCCATGATCCACCGTTTTGGGAGGCACCTGCCCCCCATTGTACATGCTCTTGTTGCCTATGTGTACCTGGTGGTGCCTCCTGTGCTCAACCCCATCATCTACAGTGTCAAGTCCAAGCCCATCCGGGGGGCCATGCTCAGGGTtctgagaaagaaagacaaagggtGA